The Patescibacteria group bacterium genome window below encodes:
- a CDS encoding L28 family ribosomal protein, with amino-acid sequence MARRCDICGKGPLSSASRSHSNIKSKRRL; translated from the coding sequence ATGGCACGTAGATGCGACATTTGCGGCAAAGGTCCGCTCAGTTCTGCTTCAAGAAGCCACTCCAATATCAAATCCAAAAGACGGCTTT